ctcttttAATAGTGATAGAAGCTGCTCCCTCGACCTCAGCTGCTGATCCACTGCAACATTAGCAGTTGTCCCTGGGATGTAAGTTAGCAGCTTGGGTGGGGTACCCATAAAGTGCCTCAAAGGGGGACAGTCCTATGGAAGTGTGACATGTGGTGTTATAGTACCATTTTTTCATAGGAATCTACATACTCCACTCCTTTGGTTTATCACTATTGTAGCACCTCAAATAGCCCTCAAGATACTTGTTCAATGCTTCAGTTTGGCCATCAGATTGAGGGTGATATGCTGAAGTGAAATCCAATGGGGTACCTTGTAAGCGAACCTGCAGCATCTTGATACCACAAACTGTGGGCCCAAACCTCACCTGCAAGGCCTTCACTAATAAATCCCATCTTGTGAATTCCACAATCAATAGCATCTTAATACCACACAAGAGCCTTCCATATGGTAAGAAGCCATCAAAAGCCTCCAACTCActaatgtttgatggaattcaAAGTATTGAGTGGCTTTGAAAATACACCTAGTAGGATTATTTCCATCAAAGTGGGGAAATTCAAGCCTAACTCCCCTTGGCAAGAATCCCCTCTCCTCGTTATTCATTACTCTAGGCCCACGAGACCTCTCCTTGGAAGGAGAAATTTGCTGACTTTCAATTAATGTTCGTTCTAATCATGTTAGCGAGTTGATCTAACATGTTGGTAATTCCATGAATTCCATGATGATGCTCATCCAACTGCTTCAACTGCTTCTTGCTGCCTTTGTCATCCTTCTTGGTGTAGCTTCAAATCTGCTGCACTCCCGCCTTCTGCCATGAGAGAATGGGCCTCTCCGATACCAATTGTCACGGGTTTACTTCCTTCCATTTGATTGAACAAGATTGAAAcaagaaaatgcaagaaagaaaacttaagaaagagAAACCAAGAATGTATTTGTCATTTCTTGGAAGAGATTTTCGAGTAATCTCCGAACTCCATTTAGTTCATCATCCACCAGAATGAATCTCATTTACATGGATTTCAAGCTTTATACACACCAAAGACTACCATCAGTAAAATGCAATGTTTTATTACAACTAATCAATACATGTTGTTTCATTAAACCAAACCATTGCTTCTCAGCCTTATGAAAATGCATCGCTTCATTAAAGCTGCAACGTATCGTTTTATCCCACCGCTACTGTCGTTCATTCCTCTGCAAAACGCACTGCTTCATTAAAGACGTAACACACCGTTTTGCCCTCCTGTTAATGCCGTTATTCTTCCCTTTTTCATAACATCAACCCAGACCTCTCCCTTCTCAGAATACCCCTTACAATAGCGTTAATTTCATATCTGTcgaaaatttattcttcttttctcaGATTACCAGCAACGAAACAGAtggttgattttgttttgtttttgttttttttttttttgtttgtttggttttgttttttttgttttgtttggttttgttttttcgaATCGTTTGCTATATGACGTCTTTAAAATCTGAATTAGAAAACTAAAAGAACTGGATGGGTACGGAGGGAAATTAAGGATCCAGAGTCCATAGCTGATCACATGTATCGAATGGGATTGATGGCTCTCATTGCCTCGGATATTCCTGGTGTTGATCGCGACAAGTTACGTTCTCTCCTACTTTAACCTGTTGAGCTTTTCATGTATTTGTCGTTCATTTTTGTCATTGTAATGCGGTGATcgccttttattttattttttccctttttctgaGAGTGCTTCAATCTTAATTTCTAGGTGTATAAAAATGGCAATTGTTCATGATATTGCAGAAGGTTAGctattttccttaattaatttcatgttcTATCATACATGTTTTGTCACGGAAAAGTTATAGTTTCTCTtcaatagaaatatatattcacGTGTGGCAATGCAATTAATTGAATGGAAATTGGCGATAATTTTAAAGGGGAATGTGTTACAAATAGGGTTAATTGCAATATCATAACCTGTGTTTTCACATTTCTGCAATTTGAGGCCTTGATTTTCAACTTTCGCAAAATTGATACCTGAACTTCAAGAAACTTGCTATTAGATACCTCCGTCAATTTGTCGCTTAGAATTAAAAGTGATGAAGATTACCATTTTGTTGtttccagaaaaataaaagcaaaattaCAAATGAAGCACCCCGCCCGCCCCCCCACCCCGACGGGCGgctggaaagaaaaacaaaagatgagTAGCTCCAGCTCTCACTGAGCCAcctacaaaaatcttagtgataattttttatgtgatttactATCTGGTGTACTTCTGTTTTCCATTTCTTGTCTTGTAATTTAGTTACCTTGTAACTAAAGAAAATTGGAATCATCAATgaattactttttcttttcatattttttggtGGGGTACCACTTTCGACTCCTTACATATACTTCATGCATGTTATTTAGTCCCTTCCATGTGCTCATAAAcacactccccccccccccccccccccccccccccccccccccccccccccccccaaaaaaaaaaaaaaaaaagatcgatGATTTCGAAGTATTATAAAGATTCTTCTTTAGCTACTTGGAACACGTACCCAACTCTTGAAGAAATAATGCAAACTCGAAATATTTTAGTGGAAGATGCAGTTTGGGTAGCTTAAAAATTTCAGAGTTGAGTATTGAATGAACTTTGCTTGAGCTTGAGTTAAGCTCACCATGTATGTTTCAAACTCTGAGCTTGttcaaaattcaattagtttaaatgCAAAGTGAATTTTATAGGCTTTGTAGCTCATGATATAGATCTTGTGCTGTTCTTTAATACATTGTCTCAGTTAATAGCTACCGGTTGTTTTTaccttatatttctttttttctttttatcagtaaaatgaaacaaaaccttatatttctaaaaacaaaagttgTTTCTGCCTTGTACAAATTGTGTGGATAGCCATTGTTGGGGACATTACCCCTTCAGATGGGATTTCGAAGGCAGAGAAGAGTCGACGAGAACGGGAAGCATTAGACCACATGTGCAAATTACTTGGTGGAGGATCAAGAGGTACCTGACTTTACACAGTAATTTACTGTGTGTACCGTGTTGTTGTAAATGCTACAAAATTGAATTTGGTATTCCTCCACATCAAACGATTAAACGTTTGACAAATCTTGCTTGCTTAATATATTCTATAAACTGCAGCCCAGGAAATAGGTGAGTTGTGGTCGGAATATGAGGAGAATTCTTCACCAGAAGCTAAAGTTGTTAAGGACCTTGACAAGGTATATGTGTCTTTTATCTAATAGTTTATCGTTGGAACTACTTTATTTGACTTTTAGTTCTAATTCCCTTTTTCTTTAAGTTATTCAGTTtcagtttgttttgttttctattaAACTGGTTTGTGGAATTGGGAAATTCTGTGCTCCACTATGAGAAGTTGCTTCCATAATGTAGCAGTcggaccatttttttttcctgtactGCATTCTAGGTTTCAGTTGAAGCCCATTATAAATGTAATTACTGATATTTCGTTTTGGAATAGTGGTCCTATAGTAAGATATAAACTAAATGGAGATGTATTATTGGACTTGCCAAAAATagacgagagagagaaaaagaaagcgGCCAATAAGCCCATATAGTAATGACAGCACACTTTAAAGGTAGCTTCGAAATTGGTGTTGATTGAAGTATGCACTGACAGATGATGAATCATGTTTTTACTTGAAAATGTGTTTCTTTCTGATTGGTTAATCCATACACCAGATAAACTGATTATGTAAATTCATTGTTCCATCCAGGTGGAGATGGTACTTCAAGCCttggaatatgaaaatggtaGGAATTTCTCACGTTtatattctctttaaaaatttttaaaattgcatGCTTGcagtattattaattcttttgtTTAGTTAAAGCATCTTAAGTATggaaaattagtattttaaatgatgtttgggaGTTGGCCTGAAAAATAGGCTGCTGGCCGCTTCCTCTTTAAGGAGGGTACATTTTGGAAATTTAAGAGTAGTCATCCTATGTGGGTGATGATCAAATTAAattgtgtttttctttccaACTTAGCAGACAATATTTTAAGCGAATAACAGTTTTGAAACTTAACATGGCAACTGAAACTGTTTTGGGCTTTATGCAGAGCAAGGGAAGGATTTGGAGGAGTTTTTCCAGTCTACCGCTGGTACAAATGTCTATTACATAATTCTttttggaaaattctatacaccatacaactatctcactttcatcctactaaatatgatgtgacacatttatcaccattaaatgatcatttattgcatgcttctttatcatGTAATAGTGATGAATGTGCTACATACTACTTAGTACGattaaaataggatgagagtgtggtgtatagtattactcatttCCTTTTCTCTGTTGCTAACTGAAGAGCAAAAAATATCTAGAATTGGTTAATTGTTACTCAAACCCACCGAGAAGATAATAGAAAACCAGCTTTCCAGGTGTCTTTTAAATCTCATTGTCTTTCTTCGCTAAATGAAATAATAAGCCACGCACGTGGTTACTCTGTAAAAAGTGAGGGCCCTGTTAAAAAAAGAGGGGAGAGAGGATAGCTAAATGCACCCTTGATTGAAGAATGtgtgatttttatatttctcacttgtgtgtatatattttcttatgcTTTCTAGGCAATGGAagttatatttcaaaatgttctTCTATATTGCTCTAATACCAAGCATAACGGTTGCTGGTTAACCTA
This genomic interval from Juglans microcarpa x Juglans regia isolate MS1-56 chromosome 4D, Jm3101_v1.0, whole genome shotgun sequence contains the following:
- the LOC121260767 gene encoding 5'-deoxynucleotidase HDDC2 isoform X1, with protein sequence MLSLSLLIRFKSLTLHYSPSPSTSFTLFRMATTRASFSSSSSSSSSCSVPAGDGVSPPSTGVTAPSSAIDFLSLCHCLKKTKRTGWVRREIKDPESIADHMYRMGLMALIASDIPGVDRDKCIKMAIVHDIAEAIVGDITPSDGISKAEKSRREREALDHMCKLLGGGSRAQEIGELWSEYEENSSPEAKVVKDLDKVEMVLQALEYENEQGKDLEEFFQSTAGKFQTEMGKAWALEITSRRSKRG
- the LOC121260767 gene encoding 5'-deoxynucleotidase HDDC2 isoform X2; this translates as MLSLSLLIRFKSLTLHYSPSPSTSFTLFRMATTRASFSSSSSSSSSCSVPAGDGVSPPSTGVTAPSSAIDFLSLCHCLKKTKRTGWVRREIKDPESIADHMYRMGLMALIASDIPGVDRDKCIKMAIVHDIAEAIVGDITPSDGISKAEKSRREREALDHMCKLLGGGSRAQEIGELWSEYEENSSPEAKVVKDLDKVEMVLQALEYENEQGKDLEEFFQSTAGNGSYISKCSSILL
- the LOC121260767 gene encoding 5'-deoxynucleotidase HDDC2 isoform X3, which gives rise to MLSLSLLIRFKSLTLHYSPSPSTSFTLFRMATTRASFSSSSSSSSSCSVPAGDGVSPPSTGVTAPSSAIDFLSLCHCLKKTKRTGWVRREIKDPESIADHMYRMGLMALIASDIPGVDRDKCIKMAIVHDIAEAIVGDITPSDGISKAEKSRREREALDHMCKLLGGGSRAQEIGELWSEYEENSSPEAKVVKDLDKVEMVLQALEYENEQGKDLEEFFQSTAD